In Solenopsis invicta isolate M01_SB chromosome 1, UNIL_Sinv_3.0, whole genome shotgun sequence, one genomic interval encodes:
- the LOC105203914 gene encoding uncharacterized protein LOC105203914, which translates to MDSMSLSQAKTRRNTIKASLTRHKNTLENFNVTQGSRHDIEERKRRLTELWDQFEIVQSRIEMLENEDPLNTDKNLLLSQQGQQRANFEVTYFASISRCQFFLEHFEQHYPRASSSHESDARAPASRESRVKLSKIELPSFSGAYDDWYSYHDTFEKLIHANKNLTEIEKFHYLRSSLKDKAAEVIKSIETTTDNYNDAWAAVKEQFDNKRWIIQKHIRAIFDAPALSKENHIQLRELLDTILKHLRALKAIKRPTDAWNDLIIHVITSKLDPVTTKSWETSIPDKEIPSLKTLTDFLSKRCQALETIFSKLSIHQSVNSKPTNKSKDSSVTNLATSDLSCPQCKETHPLYYCEAFLKLPVEKRLSIVKRAHLCVNCLRSNSHQAKDCTSSSCRKCSKKHNTLLHLSSSTSDNKAPVTNESTPAEKEKPMQPVVTQCLSAHYSLGIILSTAIVHAFDHKNEIIPCRVLLDSGSQMNFVTKEFADKLHLKEQAIDASVSSIAQGTIQAKRMNNVHIKSRFNQFNHNLECIILPKIIQSLPQRFFSKRELTIPNHIKLADPNFNVPADIDMLIGSELFWRLMCPGQITTSREQPTLQKTLLGWVVAGPSPDNAANSTSLIVSCLALTEDLNRTLSRFWEIDHTISSPECSPEQRICEQLFLHTVKRNNDRRFIVQLPVKKDKLMNLGDSEEIATRRFKHLEKRLIKSPKMYEEYKRFMDEYIQLGHMREVTQCSRSIDKIYYLPHHAVYRKQALQPSCG; encoded by the coding sequence ATGGATTCAATGTCATTATCGCAAGCCAAGACTAGGCGTAATACAATCAAAGCATCTTTAACGCGTCACAAGAACacgttagaaaattttaatgttacacaAGGTTCGCGACACGACATCGAAGAACGTAAGAGACGATTAACCGAATTATGGGATCAGTTCGAGATCGTGCAATCGCGAATAGAAATGCTAGAAAATGAAGATCCTTTAAATACAGACAAAAATTTACTACTCTCCCAACAAGGGCAACAAAGAGCGAATTTTGAGGTTACATATTTCGCGTCAATTTCGCGATGTCAATTTTTTCTTGAACATTTCGAGCAACATTATCCTCGAGCCTCATCATCACATGAAAGTGACGCACGTGCTCCTGCATCTAGGGAATCGCgcgttaaattatcaaaaattgaaCTTCCTTCATTTTCAGGCGCTTATGATGATTGGTACTCTTATCATGATACGTTCGAGAAATTGATACATGCCAACAAAAATTTAACCGAGATTGAAAAATTCCACTACTTGCGTTCTTCGCTCAAGGACAAAGCAGCCGAAGTTATAAAATCTATTGAGACTACTACAGACAATTACAACGATGCATGGGCTGCGGTAAAGGAACAATTCGACAACAAGCGCTGGATAATACAAAAACACATTAGAGCTATTTTCGACGCTCCTGCGCTATCGAAAGAAAATCATATTCAGTTACGTGAGTTATTagatacaattttaaaacatttacgtGCTCTTAAAGCTATCAAAAGACCCACCGATGCGTGGAACGACCTAATCATCCATGTCATAACCTCAAAACTTGATCCTGTCACAACCAAGTCTTGGGAAACTAGCATTCCTGACAAAGAGATACCAAGTTTAAAAACCTTGACTGATTTTCTTTCTAAGCGCTGCCAAGCACTTGAAACAATCTTCAGCAAGCTATCAATCCATCAATCTGTTAACTCAAAGCCCACTAACAAGTCAAAGGACTCTTCTGTTACTAATTTGGCCACGTCTGACTTGTCATGTCCACAATGCAAGGAAACTCATCCTTTATATTATTGTGAAGCCTTTCTTAAATTACCAGTAGAGAAAAGATTGTCTATCGTAAAAAGGGCTCATTTATGCGTCAATTGCTTAAGATCTAATTCGCATCAAGCTAAAGATTGCACTTCAAGTTCTTGTCGCAAATGCAGCAAAAAACACAATACTTTGCTGCACTTGTCGAGTTCAACCAGCGATAATAAAGCGCCCGTTACAAATGAATCCACTCCTGCCGAAAAGGAAAAACCTATGCAACCAGTTGTTACACAATGTTTATCAGCTCATTATTCGTTAGGCATTATATTGTCAACAGCTATTGTACACGCATTCGATCACAAAAACGAGATTATTCCCTGCCGCGTGTTATTAGATAGCGGGtctcaaatgaattttgtaaccAAAGAATTTGCTGATAAATTGCATCTCAAAGAACAAGCGATAGATGCTTCCGTTTCCAGTATAGCTCAAGGAACTATTCAAGCCAAAAGGATGAACAATGTACATATCAAATCGCgctttaatcaatttaatcatAACCTAGAATGTATAATCTTGCcaaaaattatacaatcatTACCTCAAAGATTTTTTTCCAAACGAGAATTAACAATACcgaatcatattaaattagctGACCCCAATTTTAACGTTCCTGCGGATATCGACATGTTGATAGGTTCAGAGCTATTTTGGCGGCTAATGTGTCCAGGTCAAATTACAACTTCTAGAGAGCAACCCACGCTACAAAAAACCCTTTTGGGATGGGTCGTAGCTGGACCGTCACCAGACAACGCTGCAAATTCTACATCTTTAATTGTTAGCTGCCTTGCTCTCACGGAGGATTTAAATCGCACACTCAGCCGATTTTGGGAAATTGATCATACGATATCTTCTCCTGAATGTTCCCCAGAACAACGAATTTGTGAACAGCTTTTTTTGCATACTGTGAAACGTAATAACGATAGGCGTTTCATAGTCCAATTACCGGTAAAGAAGGACAAATTAATGAATCTTGGAGATTCTGAAGAAATTGCCACACGTCGCTTTAAACATTTAGAGAAACGCCTTATAAAATCGCCCAAAATGTATGAAGAATACAAGCGATTCATGGATGAATACATACAACTTGGCCACATGCGTGAGGTCACTCAATGTTCACGATCAATCGACAAGATCTATTATCTAC